A window of Cellulomonas sp. SLBN-39 genomic DNA:
CGCGTCCGCGCCGCGCAGCTTGGGTCGCCCCGGGCGCGGACGGGTCTCGATGTACCCCGACGCGTACCGGGCGGGCAGGCCGTGCACGCGCAGCGCCGCGATCATCAGGTGCGCGAAGTCCTGGCACACGCCGGCCCCCTGGGCCAGCAGCTGCGCCTGGGTGGTGTGCACCGTCGTCGAGCCCGAGCGGTACGTCAGCTCGGTGCGGATGCGGTGCACGAGCTCGAGCAGCACGTCGGCCAGCGGCCGGTCGGCGGCGAAAGAGGGCGCCGCCCACGCGCGGACCTCGTCGACGAACGCGACGTGCACCGACGGCAGCACGGCCTCGCGCAGCGCGACCAGGCCCGCGGCGTCCGTGCGCAGGGTGCCCAGGTCGCCCGCGGCCAGCGCGCGGGCCACGGCCTGCCAGCCGACGTCGGGCAGGTCCGCCCGGGCCGGTGCGGTGCGGGCGACCTCGATCGTCGAGCGGGTGGTGACGACCAGCCGGGTGTGCGGCGTCGTCACCCCGAAGTAGGTCGAGGTGTTGCCGTGGAAGTCCACGTGCCGGTCCGTGTCCGCGGGTGCGGGGTCCACCTCGACGGCCGTGGTGAGCACGTGCTGGTCGGGCAGCTCGCGCGGCGTCGTCGTGGTGCGCCCGTAGGAGTCCGTCACGGGCTGGGCGTACTCGTACGTGGTGCGGTGCACGAGGTCGTACGTGCGGCTCACGGGGCCACCTCCTCGACGTCGACGTCGGCCGTGCCCGGGGTGCCCGCCCCGTCCGACGACGGCTGCCACGGCGAGCCGGACGTCGAGCCCCACAGGTCGTCCAGCGCCCGGCTCGGGCCGGGCCGGGCGAAGTGCACGCGCTCGATCTCGTCCGCCGCGGCCCGCAGCCGCCACTGGATCGACTCCAGCGCCTCCGCCAGCCGCACGCGCCGCCCGTCGTCGGACACGACGGAGCCCACGGCGACGGTGTCGAGCTCGGCGACGA
This region includes:
- a CDS encoding transglutaminase family protein; protein product: MSRTYDLVHRTTYEYAQPVTDSYGRTTTTPRELPDQHVLTTAVEVDPAPADTDRHVDFHGNTSTYFGVTTPHTRLVVTTRSTIEVARTAPARADLPDVGWQAVARALAAGDLGTLRTDAAGLVALREAVLPSVHVAFVDEVRAWAAPSFAADRPLADVLLELVHRIRTELTYRSGSTTVHTTQAQLLAQGAGVCQDFAHLMIAALRVHGLPARYASGYIETRPRPGRPKLRGADASHAWVSAWLPGHGWLEADPTNDQLVDDRYVVLGWGRDYHDVPPLRGVIFTEGRGGAPRVEVDLVPAGADPFV